The Harpia harpyja isolate bHarHar1 chromosome 10, bHarHar1 primary haplotype, whole genome shotgun sequence genome includes a region encoding these proteins:
- the ZNF365 gene encoding protein ZNF365 isoform X2, whose product MQQTARDEGRHPWQEPLESVSVCLPFRCPRCGDHTRFRSLSSLRVHLEYSHSYEERSLLPKSSPFSPLKGAELISPPDPAAPGSLGSPGGAVQPKGSCLNFCDASCESAKRGQPLEVEAERPVSYVANYVPADSPSEQISKPGLPATDSRASFEAHVREKFNRMVEAVDKTIEKRIDKLTKELAQKTAELLEVRAAFVQLSQKKQEVQRRERALSRQVDVAVEMIAALKQRLSESEEELHRKEEEVVTFNHFLEEAAEKEVRGKARLQHFIENLLQRVDLAERQLEYYQNQQMVCNHTDVSEHVFTDISLNKKPRCLSRGSQHTSYNIPDAKPHSFQKGRILLKKAKDEKNSLQPVKCFYEPVDCSREIWRAQKKAEPVCSARKIRTSC is encoded by the exons ATGCAACAGACGGCCCGGGATGAAGGCAGGCACCCCTGGCAGGAGCCGCTCGAGAGCGTCAGCGTCTGCCTCCCCTTCCGCTGCCCGCGATGCGGCGACCACACGAGGTTCAGGAGCCTCTCGTCTCTGCGGGTGCACCTGGAGTACAGCCACAGCTACGAGGAGAGAAGCCTCCTGCCCAAGAGCAGCCCGTTTTCACCGCTGAAAGGCGCGGAGCTGATCTCCCCACCGGatcccgccgccccgggcagccTGGGGAGCCCCGGCGGCGCCGTGCAGCCGAAAGGGTCCTGCCTGAATTTTTGCGATGCCTCCTGCGAGAGCGCGAAGCGCGGGCAGCCTCTGGAGGTGGAAGCTGAGCGGCCCGTCTCCTACGTTGCAAACTATGTGCCGGCTGACTCCCCGAGCGAGCAGATTTCTAAACCCGGCCTCCCGGCCACTGACTCCAGAGCCTCCTTCGAGGCACACGTCAGAGAAAAGTTTAATAGGATGGTAGAGGCCGTGGACAAAACGATCGAGAAGCGAATCGACAAGCTTACCAAAGAGCTGGCCCAGAAGacggcagagctgctggaggtgcgGGCAGCCTTTGTGCAGCTGTCCCAGAAGAAGCAGGAGGTgcagcggcgggagcgggccCTGAGCAGGCAGGTGGACGTGGCAGTGGAGATGATTGCGGCCTTGAAGCAGCGCCTCAGCGAGTCCGAGGAGGAGCTTCACCGCAAAGAGGA AGAAGTTGTTACTTTCAACCACttcctggaagaagcagcagaaaaagaagtgCGGGGAAAAGCCAGGCTCCAGCACTTCATTGAGAACTTGTTGCAGCGTGTGGATCTGGCAGAAAGGCAGCTAGAATATTACCAAAATCAGCAGATGGTGTGCAACCACACTGACGTCAGTGAGCATGTG tttaCAGACATTTCATTAAATAAGAAACCCAGATGCCT GAGCCGAGGAAGTCAACACACTTCGTATAATATCCCTGATGCAAAGCCTCATTCCTTTCAAAAAGGAAGAATCTTGTTGAAAAaagcaaaggatgaaaaaaacAGCTTGCAGCCAGTGAAATGCTTCTATGAACCTGTTGATTGCTCAAGGGAAATATGGAGAGCACAAAAGAAAGCTGAACCAGTCTGCTCTGCCAGGAAA ATAAGAACATCCTGTTGA
- the ZNF365 gene encoding protein ZNF365 isoform X1: MQQTARDEGRHPWQEPLESVSVCLPFRCPRCGDHTRFRSLSSLRVHLEYSHSYEERSLLPKSSPFSPLKGAELISPPDPAAPGSLGSPGGAVQPKGSCLNFCDASCESAKRGQPLEVEAERPVSYVANYVPADSPSEQISKPGLPATDSRASFEAHVREKFNRMVEAVDKTIEKRIDKLTKELAQKTAELLEVRAAFVQLSQKKQEVQRRERALSRQVDVAVEMIAALKQRLSESEEELHRKEEEVVTFNHFLEEAAEKEVRGKARLQHFIENLLQRVDLAERQLEYYQNQQMVCNHTDVSEHVFTDISLNKKPRCLSRGSQHTSYNIPDAKPHSFQKGRILLKKAKDEKNSLQPVKCFYEPVDCSREIWRAQKKAEPVCSARKVSAKSKMGKKAKPL, from the exons ATGCAACAGACGGCCCGGGATGAAGGCAGGCACCCCTGGCAGGAGCCGCTCGAGAGCGTCAGCGTCTGCCTCCCCTTCCGCTGCCCGCGATGCGGCGACCACACGAGGTTCAGGAGCCTCTCGTCTCTGCGGGTGCACCTGGAGTACAGCCACAGCTACGAGGAGAGAAGCCTCCTGCCCAAGAGCAGCCCGTTTTCACCGCTGAAAGGCGCGGAGCTGATCTCCCCACCGGatcccgccgccccgggcagccTGGGGAGCCCCGGCGGCGCCGTGCAGCCGAAAGGGTCCTGCCTGAATTTTTGCGATGCCTCCTGCGAGAGCGCGAAGCGCGGGCAGCCTCTGGAGGTGGAAGCTGAGCGGCCCGTCTCCTACGTTGCAAACTATGTGCCGGCTGACTCCCCGAGCGAGCAGATTTCTAAACCCGGCCTCCCGGCCACTGACTCCAGAGCCTCCTTCGAGGCACACGTCAGAGAAAAGTTTAATAGGATGGTAGAGGCCGTGGACAAAACGATCGAGAAGCGAATCGACAAGCTTACCAAAGAGCTGGCCCAGAAGacggcagagctgctggaggtgcgGGCAGCCTTTGTGCAGCTGTCCCAGAAGAAGCAGGAGGTgcagcggcgggagcgggccCTGAGCAGGCAGGTGGACGTGGCAGTGGAGATGATTGCGGCCTTGAAGCAGCGCCTCAGCGAGTCCGAGGAGGAGCTTCACCGCAAAGAGGA AGAAGTTGTTACTTTCAACCACttcctggaagaagcagcagaaaaagaagtgCGGGGAAAAGCCAGGCTCCAGCACTTCATTGAGAACTTGTTGCAGCGTGTGGATCTGGCAGAAAGGCAGCTAGAATATTACCAAAATCAGCAGATGGTGTGCAACCACACTGACGTCAGTGAGCATGTG tttaCAGACATTTCATTAAATAAGAAACCCAGATGCCT GAGCCGAGGAAGTCAACACACTTCGTATAATATCCCTGATGCAAAGCCTCATTCCTTTCAAAAAGGAAGAATCTTGTTGAAAAaagcaaaggatgaaaaaaacAGCTTGCAGCCAGTGAAATGCTTCTATGAACCTGTTGATTGCTCAAGGGAAATATGGAGAGCACAAAAGAAAGCTGAACCAGTCTGCTCTGCCAGGAAAGTAAGCGCAAAATCAAAGATGGGTAAAAAGGCCAAACCGCTATAG